The following are encoded together in the Elusimicrobiota bacterium genome:
- a CDS encoding trypsin-like peptidase domain-containing protein, whose translation MARNIILAFILSTNMVMSVTISAADTPWWQRGNPSEPPPEAEMDSWPVIDPRTISAEECLKAGAAVRSEACLKYFLGAVVQVATEEDSKGEPTSWGSGFFIDKELVVTNWHVVKGLNLGQEVTLRWLFRPGPGMAPPRGKAVVAAKNFYRDLAILKLKEPRFSAFLQLESDPGNMKGMNVAAIGFPARYIKRAEFVTEGQVMAYPVSANVDQYWPRSLVSISATIFGGNSGGPLISRDSKKVVGVICSRYGDGYNEAVPVDSLRHFLGRFKKGKPTASGWLGMEKSAWYEETLKIAGKEIPGLKILKVKAPAASAKDYKDAPLGPYDENAWIVAINGQDIKALKAWAQQYGDKRIYTPAQAVALFSMQYFEGDRLLLTLYNGGRLVERPTGLLARPDSPPWVFTSQP comes from the coding sequence GTGGCAAGAAATATCATTCTCGCCTTCATCCTCTCCACAAATATGGTTATGTCCGTGACCATATCGGCCGCGGACACCCCCTGGTGGCAGCGGGGAAATCCCAGCGAACCTCCTCCTGAAGCGGAAATGGACAGCTGGCCCGTGATTGACCCTAGGACGATATCGGCCGAGGAATGCCTAAAAGCCGGCGCGGCCGTTCGATCCGAGGCCTGCCTCAAATATTTTCTCGGCGCCGTCGTGCAGGTGGCGACCGAAGAGGACTCCAAGGGCGAACCGACGAGCTGGGGAAGCGGCTTCTTCATTGATAAGGAGCTGGTGGTCACCAATTGGCATGTGGTGAAGGGGCTAAACCTCGGGCAGGAGGTGACCTTGCGCTGGCTCTTTAGGCCCGGGCCTGGAATGGCCCCGCCCAGGGGCAAGGCCGTGGTGGCGGCCAAGAATTTCTACCGGGATTTGGCGATTCTCAAGCTCAAGGAGCCTCGCTTCTCGGCCTTCCTGCAACTGGAAAGCGACCCCGGGAACATGAAAGGAATGAACGTGGCGGCCATCGGCTTTCCCGCCCGGTACATCAAGAGGGCTGAATTCGTGACCGAAGGCCAGGTGATGGCCTATCCGGTTTCGGCAAACGTGGACCAATATTGGCCCCGCAGCCTCGTCTCGATCTCGGCCACCATATTCGGGGGAAACTCGGGAGGCCCTCTCATCTCCCGGGACAGCAAGAAGGTCGTGGGCGTCATATGCTCGAGATACGGGGACGGCTACAACGAGGCCGTGCCCGTGGATTCCCTGCGGCACTTTCTAGGACGGTTCAAGAAGGGCAAGCCCACCGCTTCAGGCTGGCTCGGGATGGAAAAATCGGCCTGGTACGAGGAAACCCTAAAAATCGCCGGGAAGGAAATTCCCGGCTTGAAAATACTGAAGGTAAAGGCCCCCGCCGCATCCGCAAAGGATTATAAGGACGCGCCGCTAGGGCCTTACGACGAGAATGCCTGGATCGTCGCGATCAACGGCCAGGACATAAAGGCCTTAAAGGCCTGGGCCCAGCAATACGGGGACAAAAGGATATACACCCCGGCCCAGGCCGTGGCTCTTTTTTCCATGCAGTATTTCGAGGGGGACCGGCTGCTCTTGACCTTGTATAACGGCGGGCGGCTTGTGGAAAGGCCCACGGGCCTCCTGGCCCGGCCGGATAGCCCTCCCTGGGTCTTCACCTCCCAGCCATAG
- a CDS encoding CoA transferase: MPKNNLPGRPLGGIGIPFKGFPRLRVLDFSKLLPGPYATQVLADMGCQVTRVELPHFGDMTRDLPPKIGNVGSTYWMVNQGKKRLCFDFRKREGMRRLQSLIKASDVLVEGFRPGLMERLGLGFRAVQRLNPRLIYCSITGYPSQGPMGRKAGHDLNFLAASGFLGLGNSEGRIAFPPTQIADLAGSMGAVSGILAALLERGQTGKGRQLQLSLAQAVHSWLVIPLGHLKATGKDPSLGRFWWNGAHPFYRLYRAKDGRELAVAAVEKGFAVSLLDCLGLSRLRNLADDPMRHRARLSGAMSRVFRTAALKEWESRFKGKDFCVSPVRFLAEAKVGEIA, from the coding sequence ATGCCCAAAAATAATTTGCCCGGCCGCCCTCTGGGCGGGATCGGAATCCCGTTCAAGGGATTTCCCCGCCTTCGGGTCCTTGATTTTAGCAAATTGCTTCCCGGCCCCTATGCCACCCAGGTCCTTGCCGACATGGGCTGCCAAGTGACCCGGGTGGAGCTTCCCCATTTCGGGGACATGACCCGCGATCTTCCCCCCAAGATCGGGAACGTGGGCTCCACGTATTGGATGGTCAATCAAGGTAAAAAGCGCCTGTGCTTTGATTTTAGAAAGCGAGAAGGGATGAGAAGGCTTCAGAGCTTGATCAAAGCCTCGGACGTCCTGGTGGAGGGATTTCGTCCCGGCCTCATGGAGCGCCTGGGGCTCGGCTTTAGAGCCGTCCAACGCTTGAACCCCAGGCTCATTTACTGCTCGATCACGGGCTATCCGTCCCAGGGGCCCATGGGCCGCAAGGCCGGGCATGACCTGAACTTCCTGGCCGCAAGCGGCTTCCTGGGACTGGGAAACTCCGAGGGGAGAATCGCCTTCCCCCCGACTCAGATCGCGGACCTGGCTGGGAGCATGGGGGCCGTGTCCGGGATTTTGGCGGCACTCCTCGAGCGCGGCCAAACTGGGAAAGGGCGGCAACTACAGCTCTCCCTAGCACAAGCGGTTCATTCCTGGCTCGTGATTCCCCTCGGCCATCTCAAGGCCACGGGCAAGGACCCCAGTCTCGGCCGCTTCTGGTGGAACGGGGCCCATCCCTTTTACCGCCTCTACCGGGCCAAGGACGGCCGAGAGCTCGCCGTGGCCGCGGTGGAGAAGGGATTTGCGGTATCCCTCCTCGACTGCCTGGGGTTATCCAGGCTCCGGAACCTGGCCGACGATCCCATGCGCCACCGGGCGCGGCTGAGCGGCGCCATGTCCCGCGTGTTCCGGACCGCGGCGTTGAAGGAGTGGGAAAGCCGCTTCAAGGGCAAGGATTTTTGCGTGAGCCCGGTTCGTTTTTTGGCTGAAGCAAAAGTGGGTGAAATAGCATAG
- the rocD gene encoding ornithine--oxo-acid transaminase, which yields MNDETEKHIQLAERYGAPNYAPLPVVLEKGQGIYVWDVEGKRYFDFLSAYSALNQGHCHPKIWAAASAQMGKLTLTSRAFHNTLMGPLLKKICELTGQEMALPMNSGAEAVETAIKAMRRWGYLRKGIASNRAEIIVCQGNFHGRTTTIVGFSSDPDSYSHFGPKTPGFKIIPHGSAKALETAITPYTCGFLLEPIQGEAGVNIPPAGYLKKAREICAKRRVLFCADEIQTGLGRTGKMFCVEHEAVQPDLIILGKALSGGFYPISAVAGSKEILGLLAPGTHGSTFGGNPLASAIGLAALDVIVKENLPARAAQLGQHFLKRLKSLKSPYIREARGKGLLIALELKTLARPYCEKLMALGLLAKETHGTIIRLAPPLVISQKELDQAFELIRKALA from the coding sequence TTGAACGACGAGACTGAAAAGCACATCCAATTGGCCGAGCGCTACGGCGCCCCTAATTACGCTCCCTTGCCCGTCGTTTTGGAGAAAGGGCAGGGTATCTACGTCTGGGACGTGGAGGGAAAGCGCTACTTCGATTTTTTGAGCGCCTACTCGGCTCTAAACCAAGGCCATTGCCATCCCAAAATCTGGGCCGCGGCGTCGGCCCAGATGGGGAAACTGACTTTAACCTCGCGCGCCTTTCACAATACCCTTATGGGCCCTTTGCTCAAGAAAATCTGCGAGCTCACGGGCCAAGAAATGGCCCTTCCCATGAACTCCGGGGCCGAGGCCGTGGAGACCGCGATCAAGGCCATGCGGCGCTGGGGCTATTTGCGCAAGGGGATCGCCTCCAATAGGGCCGAGATCATCGTCTGCCAGGGTAACTTCCACGGCCGCACCACGACCATAGTCGGCTTCTCCTCGGACCCGGACTCCTACTCCCATTTCGGCCCCAAGACCCCGGGATTTAAAATCATTCCCCATGGCTCGGCCAAGGCTCTAGAGACGGCGATCACTCCCTACACTTGCGGATTCTTACTGGAGCCCATCCAAGGCGAAGCCGGGGTCAATATCCCGCCTGCGGGCTACCTCAAGAAGGCCCGTGAGATCTGCGCCAAGCGCCGCGTGCTTTTCTGCGCGGATGAAATCCAGACCGGACTTGGCCGCACCGGGAAGATGTTTTGCGTCGAGCACGAGGCGGTCCAGCCAGACCTCATCATCCTAGGAAAGGCCCTCTCCGGAGGGTTTTACCCTATCTCGGCCGTGGCCGGCTCAAAAGAAATACTGGGCCTACTTGCCCCGGGCACCCATGGCAGCACCTTCGGCGGCAACCCCCTGGCCTCGGCGATCGGCCTGGCGGCCCTGGACGTGATAGTCAAGGAGAACCTCCCGGCCCGCGCCGCCCAGCTCGGCCAGCATTTCTTGAAGCGCCTTAAATCATTGAAGAGCCCCTATATCCGAGAGGCTCGCGGAAAGGGACTTCTCATCGCCCTGGAGCTTAAAACCTTGGCCCGGCCCTACTGCGAGAAGCTCATGGCCTTGGGGCTTCTGGCCAAGGAAACCCACGGCACCATTATTCGCCTGGCCCCGCCGCTCGTCATCTCCCAGAAGGAGCTCGACCAGGCCTTCGAGCTGATCAGGAAAGCCCTGGCGTAG